Proteins encoded within one genomic window of Chlorobaculum sp. MV4-Y:
- a CDS encoding protoporphyrinogen/coproporphyrinogen oxidase: MAQKEVVIIGGGISGLSMAFYCSQAGMKTTLIEKESAVGGSFSSPQFSSNNDKFWLEMGAHTCYSSYQNLLGIVEGCGIADTIIPRAKVPFTLLKNGKVSSIMSGLNIFELLRSAPNIFSLKKENMSVRSYYSKIVGENNYRNTVSHFFNAVPSQPTDDFPADMMFKSREKRKDVLKNYTFKNGLQSVARTIASQKGIEVRAGSPAQSVSTSGGKYVVKTADGQEYAGDALVIALPSAPAARLVHDINPGLADHFTKLRYADVDSVGVVIRKSNVSLKPVAAIISPNDTFFSMVSRDTVPDDNFRGFAFHFRPGLDDNAKFKRITEVLGVSQSKIEHTVTKKNVVPSLRVGHKDWASKAGQMLGNVRNLYMTGNYYGGMAIEDCVSRSREEFDRMKISR, encoded by the coding sequence ATGGCGCAAAAAGAGGTAGTCATCATCGGCGGCGGCATCAGCGGACTCAGCATGGCATTTTACTGTTCGCAGGCCGGCATGAAAACCACACTGATTGAAAAGGAGAGCGCCGTTGGCGGTTCATTCTCCTCCCCCCAGTTTTCGAGCAACAACGACAAATTCTGGCTGGAGATGGGGGCGCACACCTGCTACAGCTCCTACCAGAACCTGCTCGGCATCGTCGAAGGCTGCGGCATCGCCGATACCATCATTCCCCGTGCCAAAGTGCCCTTCACGCTGCTCAAGAACGGGAAGGTGTCGTCGATCATGTCCGGACTCAATATTTTCGAGCTGCTCCGTTCCGCGCCGAACATCTTTTCCCTCAAGAAGGAGAACATGTCGGTGCGCTCCTATTACTCCAAAATCGTTGGAGAGAACAACTACCGCAACACGGTGAGCCACTTCTTCAACGCCGTGCCGTCGCAGCCGACTGACGATTTTCCGGCTGACATGATGTTCAAGAGCCGTGAAAAACGCAAGGATGTGCTCAAGAACTATACGTTCAAGAATGGCCTGCAGAGCGTTGCCCGCACCATCGCCAGCCAGAAGGGAATCGAGGTTCGCGCCGGTTCGCCGGCGCAGTCGGTTTCGACCTCAGGCGGCAAGTATGTTGTCAAAACCGCTGACGGTCAGGAGTATGCCGGTGATGCGCTCGTCATTGCGCTGCCCTCGGCTCCGGCAGCACGGCTGGTGCACGACATCAATCCGGGACTTGCCGATCACTTTACCAAACTCAGGTACGCTGATGTTGATTCGGTTGGCGTGGTGATCCGCAAAAGCAACGTGTCACTCAAGCCTGTGGCTGCGATCATTTCGCCGAACGACACCTTCTTTTCGATGGTGTCGCGCGACACCGTGCCCGATGACAATTTCCGCGGTTTTGCATTCCATTTCCGTCCGGGCCTTGACGACAACGCCAAATTCAAGCGGATCACCGAGGTGCTTGGCGTCAGTCAGTCGAAGATCGAGCATACCGTCACCAAAAAGAATGTGGTGCCTTCATTGCGCGTTGGCCATAAGGATTGGGCCTCGAAAGCCGGCCAGATGCTCGGCAACGTGCGTAACCTCTACATGACCGGCAATTACTACGGCGGCATGGCCATCGAGGACTGCGTCAGCCGCTCCCGCGAAGAGTTCGACCGCATGAAGATTTCGCGCTGA
- a CDS encoding gamma carbonic anhydrase family protein, with product MRKVMSYRGMHPEIHESVFLAEGSYVIGDVKIGAHSSIWFNAVVRGDVCPITIGEKTSVQDNATLHVTHDTGPLKIGSNVTIGHAATLHACTVEDNVLIGMSATLLDHCVVEPWSIVAAGSLVKQGFRVPSGMLVAGVPAKVIRPITEEERANIAESPENYVRYVAHYREEGYEGR from the coding sequence ATGAGAAAGGTCATGTCATACCGGGGGATGCACCCGGAGATTCACGAGTCCGTTTTTCTGGCCGAAGGCTCCTATGTCATTGGCGATGTCAAAATTGGCGCGCATTCGAGCATCTGGTTCAACGCAGTGGTCAGGGGCGATGTCTGCCCGATCACTATAGGCGAAAAGACCAGCGTGCAGGACAACGCGACGCTGCACGTGACCCACGATACCGGCCCGCTGAAGATCGGCAGCAACGTGACCATCGGCCATGCGGCCACGCTGCACGCCTGCACGGTTGAGGACAACGTGCTGATTGGTATGAGCGCTACCCTGCTCGATCATTGCGTCGTCGAACCCTGGTCGATCGTGGCTGCCGGGTCGCTCGTCAAGCAGGGCTTTCGGGTGCCTTCGGGAATGCTGGTTGCCGGAGTTCCTGCCAAGGTGATCCGCCCGATCACCGAGGAGGAGCGTGCCAATATCGCCGAGTCGCCGGAAAATTACGTGCGTTACGTGGCGCACTATCGTGAAGAGGGCTATGAGGGCCGGTAA
- the lptB gene encoding LPS export ABC transporter ATP-binding protein, with amino-acid sequence MGSILSCTNLKKVYNKREVVKSATLEVKQGEIVGLLGPNGAGKTTTFYMIVGLVKPDAGQVLLDQENITDLPMYKRARKGIGYLPQEASVFRKLTVEENILGVLEFTSLSKAERHEKAEQMLEDLNIANIRKSMGYALSGGERRRTEIARALALDPRFILLDEPFAGVDPIAVEDIQQIVEGLVKRNIGVLITDHNVHETLSITDHAYLLFDGSIFMHGTPEEIAENTEARKVYLGEKFSLDRY; translated from the coding sequence ATGGGTTCGATACTGAGCTGTACCAATCTGAAGAAGGTTTACAACAAACGCGAGGTGGTCAAAAGCGCGACTCTTGAGGTGAAACAGGGCGAGATTGTAGGTCTGCTCGGCCCGAACGGTGCGGGCAAGACCACCACGTTTTACATGATTGTCGGCCTGGTCAAACCCGATGCGGGACAAGTGCTGCTTGACCAGGAGAATATTACCGACCTGCCGATGTACAAGCGGGCGCGCAAAGGCATCGGCTACCTGCCGCAGGAAGCGTCGGTGTTCCGCAAACTGACCGTCGAGGAGAACATCCTCGGCGTGCTCGAATTCACCTCGCTCTCCAAAGCCGAGCGGCACGAAAAGGCCGAGCAGATGCTCGAAGACCTGAACATCGCCAATATCCGCAAAAGCATGGGCTACGCACTTTCGGGCGGCGAAAGGCGCCGGACGGAGATCGCCCGCGCGCTGGCGCTCGACCCGCGCTTCATCCTGCTCGACGAGCCGTTCGCAGGCGTCGATCCGATTGCCGTCGAGGACATCCAGCAGATCGTCGAAGGGCTGGTGAAGCGCAACATCGGTGTGCTCATCACCGACCACAACGTGCACGAAACGCTCTCGATTACCGACCATGCCTACCTGCTCTTCGACGGTAGCATCTTCATGCACGGCACGCCTGAAGAGATCGCCGAAAACACCGAAGCCCGCAAGGTCTATCTCGGCGAAAAATTCTCGCTCGACCGCTACTAA
- a CDS encoding B12-binding domain-containing radical SAM protein — protein MNILLLYPEFPDTFWSFKHALKFVKKKASLPPLGLLTVASMLPPAWQRRLVDLNVRKLLGEDLAWADIVFISAMAVQQDSAREVIARCKAAGLPVVAGGPLFTTGYAEFPEVDYFVLNEAELTLPRFIADLENGVPERYYTANEFPALDCTPVPEWTLLDMKQYASMAIQFSRGCPYRCDFCNVTTLFGHKIRTKTSSQIIAELEGLRRHGWQDSVFFVDDNFIAHRAYLKKELLPALIEWRKSKGVTNKFYTECSINLADDAELMELMVNAGFNQVFIGIETPEVTALQACGKQHNTSRDMLDNVRRIQNAGIEVQGGFIVGFDSDTPSIFQKQIEFIQKSGIVTAMVGILQALPGTKLYERLKNEGRLLPHSSGDNADSNTNIVPMMDPEILRKGYREMMNHLYAPKYYYQRIRTLLEEYRVPQLKSRFRMSQFMAFMRSTVMLGVIGRERFQYWKMLAWTAVNRQQALPLAVTLAIYGHHFRKVCALHLKERQHRSI, from the coding sequence ATGAATATTCTTCTTCTCTATCCCGAGTTTCCAGACACATTCTGGAGCTTCAAGCACGCTCTCAAGTTCGTCAAAAAAAAGGCATCGCTTCCGCCGCTCGGCCTGCTGACCGTGGCGTCCATGCTTCCACCCGCCTGGCAGCGGCGGCTGGTCGATCTCAACGTTCGCAAGCTTCTCGGCGAAGACCTTGCATGGGCTGATATCGTTTTCATCAGCGCTATGGCGGTGCAACAGGATTCCGCTCGCGAGGTGATCGCGCGCTGCAAGGCTGCCGGATTGCCGGTGGTAGCCGGTGGCCCGCTCTTCACCACCGGTTATGCCGAATTTCCCGAGGTTGACTATTTCGTGCTGAACGAGGCGGAGCTCACCCTTCCACGCTTCATCGCCGATCTCGAAAACGGAGTTCCGGAGCGCTACTACACCGCCAATGAGTTCCCGGCGCTTGATTGCACGCCGGTACCGGAGTGGACGCTGCTCGATATGAAACAGTACGCATCAATGGCCATCCAGTTTTCGCGCGGCTGCCCATACCGCTGCGATTTCTGCAACGTCACGACCCTGTTCGGCCACAAAATCCGCACCAAAACCAGCTCACAGATCATCGCCGAGCTGGAGGGACTTCGACGACACGGCTGGCAGGATAGCGTTTTTTTCGTGGACGACAACTTCATCGCCCACCGCGCCTACCTCAAAAAAGAGCTGCTTCCAGCGCTGATCGAATGGCGAAAGTCGAAAGGCGTGACCAACAAGTTCTACACGGAGTGCTCAATCAATCTGGCCGATGATGCCGAACTGATGGAGCTGATGGTAAACGCGGGCTTCAACCAGGTGTTCATCGGCATCGAAACGCCGGAAGTCACCGCTTTACAGGCCTGCGGCAAACAGCACAACACCTCGCGCGACATGCTCGACAACGTCCGCAGAATCCAGAATGCAGGCATCGAGGTGCAGGGAGGCTTCATCGTGGGCTTCGACAGCGACACGCCATCGATCTTCCAGAAACAGATCGAGTTCATCCAGAAAAGCGGCATAGTCACCGCGATGGTCGGAATTTTGCAGGCCCTGCCTGGCACAAAGCTTTATGAGCGACTGAAAAACGAGGGACGCCTGCTGCCCCATTCGAGTGGCGACAATGCGGACAGCAACACCAATATCGTACCGATGATGGACCCCGAAATCCTGCGCAAGGGGTACAGGGAGATGATGAACCACCTCTATGCTCCGAAATACTACTACCAGCGCATCCGCACGCTGCTGGAGGAGTACCGGGTGCCACAACTGAAAAGTCGTTTCAGGATGAGCCAGTTCATGGCTTTCATGCGTTCGACAGTAATGCTTGGCGTTATTGGCAGAGAACGTTTCCAGTACTGGAAAATGCTCGCCTGGACGGCCGTCAACCGTCAGCAGGCACTACCGCTGGCTGTAACGCTTGCCATCTATGGCCACCATTTCCGGAAGGTCTGCGCCCTGCATCTAAAAGAGCGGCAACATAGAAGTATATGA
- a CDS encoding RNA recognition motif domain-containing protein translates to MNIYIGNLDYNVTEADLSGAFGEFGTVSKANVIIDKFTGRSKGFGFVEMPDDAEANEAISQLNESSLNGRKIRVNEAKPREERPAARPRY, encoded by the coding sequence ATGAACATCTACATCGGCAATCTCGACTATAACGTCACCGAAGCAGACCTGAGCGGCGCATTTGGCGAATTCGGTACGGTTTCCAAAGCAAACGTCATCATCGACAAGTTCACCGGCCGTTCAAAAGGATTCGGATTCGTTGAAATGCCTGACGACGCAGAGGCAAACGAAGCGATTTCCCAGCTGAACGAAAGCAGCCTCAACGGCAGAAAAATCAGGGTTAACGAAGCAAAGCCGCGTGAAGAGCGCCCGGCTGCCCGCCCCAGGTACTGA
- a CDS encoding HD domain-containing protein, which translates to MIAEPFLFHSEGGFIRIPIWGHIPLSAPLKKILAHPSFLRLKGIRQLSFAQQVYPGANHTRFEHSIGVYHLMKMILQRMVSNPLTLELQSEQLQFDDETCRTLLATCLLHDIGHYPHAHVLEEITPAGDNSAVFTHHESLTGQFLNEEHRNTPSIAAILHNDWQVDPGVVTEIIAGKTAHRLGKLVSGTLDPDKMDYLMRDAHHCNIPYGSIDIERLIESFVPDPERQRLAITEKGIAPLESLLFAKYMMMRNVYWHHTSRTFSTMLRRFLQDIADESALPAETLRELFYFNSDDRVLFELERAIRGLGLPASELLDAILERRVYKRAMTIRPYHEPSMEIDPVWFAYNTSHRRRKEKELEICAMLAKKTGKRLAGHEVLIDAPPSKDVFDYADFRELRIWPTKSEHRHLVQPTDSNGYVRFEDFRESVFGSNFILSFEHYTKKFRILCRHDLVDTLSSLEEEVVEILQR; encoded by the coding sequence ATGATCGCCGAGCCGTTTCTTTTCCACTCCGAAGGCGGGTTTATCCGCATTCCCATATGGGGCCACATCCCGCTGAGCGCGCCGCTCAAGAAAATTCTCGCCCACCCGTCGTTTTTGCGGCTCAAGGGCATCCGGCAGCTTTCGTTCGCCCAGCAGGTCTACCCCGGCGCGAACCACACGCGCTTCGAACACTCGATCGGCGTCTATCACCTGATGAAGATGATTTTGCAGCGCATGGTGAGCAATCCCCTGACGCTCGAATTGCAAAGCGAGCAGTTGCAGTTCGACGACGAGACCTGCCGCACGCTACTGGCCACTTGCCTGTTGCATGATATAGGGCACTATCCCCACGCCCATGTACTTGAGGAGATCACCCCGGCAGGCGACAACTCCGCCGTGTTCACGCACCACGAATCGCTGACCGGCCAGTTTCTGAACGAGGAGCATCGCAACACCCCCTCCATCGCGGCTATCCTGCACAACGACTGGCAAGTCGATCCCGGCGTCGTGACGGAGATCATCGCGGGCAAGACGGCGCACCGGCTCGGCAAGCTGGTGAGCGGCACGCTCGATCCCGACAAGATGGACTACCTCATGCGTGACGCGCACCACTGCAACATTCCGTACGGCAGTATCGACATCGAGCGGCTCATCGAATCGTTTGTGCCCGACCCGGAACGCCAGCGCCTCGCGATCACCGAAAAAGGGATCGCGCCGCTCGAAAGCCTGCTGTTTGCCAAGTACATGATGATGCGCAACGTTTACTGGCACCACACGAGCCGCACCTTCTCGACCATGCTCCGGCGGTTCCTGCAGGATATCGCCGACGAGAGCGCCCTGCCAGCGGAGACCTTGCGCGAACTCTTCTATTTCAACTCCGACGACCGGGTACTTTTCGAGCTTGAGCGGGCAATTCGCGGGCTTGGCTTGCCAGCCTCAGAGCTGCTCGACGCAATTCTGGAGCGTCGCGTTTACAAACGCGCCATGACCATCCGGCCCTATCACGAACCATCAATGGAGATCGATCCGGTATGGTTCGCCTACAACACCAGCCACCGCCGCCGCAAAGAGAAAGAGCTGGAAATCTGCGCCATGCTTGCAAAAAAAACCGGCAAAAGACTTGCGGGCCACGAAGTGCTGATCGATGCGCCGCCATCGAAGGATGTGTTCGACTACGCGGACTTCCGCGAACTGCGCATCTGGCCGACCAAAAGCGAGCACCGGCACCTGGTGCAGCCCACGGACTCGAACGGATACGTCCGGTTCGAGGATTTCCGGGAATCGGTGTTTGGCTCCAACTTCATCCTCTCGTTCGAACATTACACCAAGAAGTTCAGGATACTGTGCCGTCACGACCTCGTCGATACGCTCTCCAGCCTCGAAGAGGAGGTGGTGGAAATCCTGCAGCGCTGA
- a CDS encoding YtxH domain-containing protein: MENQDKYYKGLFFGAVLGAAVGTIMGLLFAPRKGEDTQMIISGKLKRAIDRATELYEGSERDAAYSNEAKHRSQEIIDSARDEARKILDEANTIIRDIRGNQAKAQEN, from the coding sequence ATGGAAAATCAGGACAAATACTACAAGGGACTCTTTTTCGGAGCCGTGCTCGGCGCCGCAGTCGGCACCATCATGGGTCTCCTCTTTGCTCCGCGCAAAGGCGAGGACACCCAGATGATCATCAGCGGCAAGCTCAAACGCGCCATTGACCGCGCAACGGAATTGTACGAAGGTTCGGAACGCGATGCGGCGTACAGCAACGAGGCAAAGCACCGCTCACAGGAGATTATCGACAGCGCCCGTGACGAGGCCCGCAAGATTCTCGATGAGGCCAACACCATCATCCGCGACATTCGCGGCAACCAGGCCAAAGCGCAGGAGAACTGA
- a CDS encoding alpha/beta fold hydrolase: protein MLTFTGAAGGETGNVLLLHAFPVSSQMWEPQLAPLAESGYRVIAPVVYGFESTPSRPGWSMDDYARDLARLIEALGWKSATIVGLSMGGYQAMAFYRLYPELTASLVLCDTRANADTPEAFSVRQEFRKAVMEKGAEEAAARMLPNFFAKETYETNPSLVEKTRASIVRQSPEDISEAMRAIAEREDSTELLTEITCPTLIICGMEDTVTTPETAAGMHALIPGSKLELIPEAGHLSNLDQPAMFNGILLEHLRSL from the coding sequence ATGCTGACTTTCACTGGAGCAGCAGGTGGCGAAACCGGCAATGTGTTGCTTTTGCACGCATTCCCGGTTTCGTCGCAGATGTGGGAGCCGCAGCTTGCGCCGCTGGCCGAGTCGGGCTACCGGGTAATCGCCCCCGTCGTGTACGGCTTCGAGTCAACGCCGTCGCGCCCCGGATGGAGCATGGATGATTACGCCCGCGACCTCGCCCGCCTCATCGAGGCGCTTGGCTGGAAGAGCGCGACCATCGTCGGCCTCTCGATGGGCGGCTATCAGGCAATGGCTTTCTACCGGCTCTACCCCGAGCTGACCGCTTCGCTGGTGCTCTGCGACACACGCGCCAACGCCGACACACCCGAAGCCTTCTCCGTTCGGCAGGAGTTCAGGAAAGCGGTGATGGAAAAAGGAGCGGAAGAGGCCGCGGCGAGAATGCTACCGAACTTTTTTGCGAAGGAGACTTACGAAACGAACCCGTCGCTCGTCGAAAAAACGCGAGCGAGCATTGTCAGACAGAGCCCGGAGGACATCAGCGAAGCGATGCGAGCCATCGCCGAGCGCGAGGATTCAACGGAGCTACTGACCGAAATCACCTGCCCAACGCTCATCATCTGCGGCATGGAGGACACCGTCACCACGCCGGAGACCGCCGCCGGAATGCACGCCCTCATCCCCGGCTCAAAGCTCGAACTGATCCCCGAAGCAGGCCACCTCTCAAACCTCGACCAACCCGCGATGTTCAACGGAATATTGCTGGAACATTTGCGGAGTTTGTAA
- a CDS encoding DNA methyltransferase: protein MIAKEKILKGFETAEARWARFGPYYAMFPLEFAFDVVEKYSKNGDYIIDPFAGRCSSIYAGGVLGRNSLGLEINPVGWLYGTVKLQPAEKEEVIDRLLEIYSKRNYYNRAIQKMPEFYRICYCDEVLKFLLAARTHLDWRNNKVDATLMSILLIYLHAKIGEGLSNQMRMTKSMGMNYSVQWWKKNNMTTPPEINPCDFILKKIEWRYEKGKPKVSESAIVFGDSSNKLINIAERAINNDIKFSLLFTSPPYYSITDYHADQWLRLWLLGGSENPQSLKDKHKGRFVNKQEYYDLLDKVFGLCAKMMKRESTVYVRTDKREFTFNSTIEILKRHFPNHSVKIVEKPLTKDTKTQTKLFGDKTMKPGEVDIIMSRK, encoded by the coding sequence ATGATAGCAAAGGAAAAAATATTGAAAGGTTTTGAAACTGCCGAAGCACGTTGGGCAAGGTTTGGACCATACTATGCAATGTTTCCTTTGGAATTTGCATTTGATGTAGTTGAGAAATACTCAAAGAATGGTGATTATATAATTGACCCTTTTGCGGGTAGATGCAGTAGTATATATGCTGGTGGCGTTTTAGGAAGAAATAGTTTAGGATTAGAAATTAACCCTGTGGGTTGGTTGTATGGAACTGTAAAACTGCAACCAGCAGAAAAAGAAGAAGTCATTGACCGTCTACTTGAAATTTACAGTAAGAGAAACTATTACAACCGAGCAATCCAAAAAATGCCCGAATTTTATCGCATTTGTTACTGTGACGAAGTTCTTAAATTCCTGTTAGCCGCCCGAACTCATTTAGATTGGAGAAACAATAAAGTTGATGCGACTTTGATGTCAATACTTCTGATTTACCTACACGCAAAAATTGGCGAAGGACTTTCCAATCAAATGAGAATGACTAAATCAATGGGGATGAATTACTCTGTGCAATGGTGGAAGAAAAACAATATGACCACACCGCCTGAAATAAACCCCTGTGATTTCATTCTCAAAAAAATCGAATGGCGTTACGAGAAAGGTAAACCAAAAGTTTCTGAGAGTGCCATTGTGTTCGGTGATAGTTCAAATAAATTAATAAACATTGCAGAAAGAGCAATAAACAATGATATAAAGTTTTCTTTGCTGTTTACTTCACCACCCTATTACTCGATTACTGACTATCACGCAGACCAGTGGTTGCGACTGTGGCTTTTAGGTGGCTCAGAAAATCCTCAATCACTAAAAGATAAGCATAAAGGTCGATTTGTAAATAAACAAGAATATTATGACTTACTGGACAAAGTTTTTGGACTTTGTGCCAAAATGATGAAAAGAGAAAGCACTGTTTATGTTCGGACAGACAAGAGAGAATTTACTTTCAACTCTACAATTGAAATACTGAAAAGGCATTTCCCAAATCATTCAGTTAAGATTGTCGAAAAACCTTTGACAAAGGACACAAAAACTCAAACAAAACTCTTCGGGGACAAGACAATGAAGCCAGGAGAAGTTGATATAATAATGTCGAGAAAATGA
- a CDS encoding DNA double-strand break repair nuclease NurA has translation MSFEGEFASYEPLRRLLDSEKVKSLQNRLKIRQQEEETEDFEGSIVKKSDLTESTLQPDLVLAIDGSNLAAKAENGFPGAEFGYITIASVLIDLKLIGELEKKEFVEPKKFRETEKASTIESVFPGCNVILDTEKNAKSSLRRALFEELRSNTIFSDGESLLDTYEHLFRIKREHFQERNLPRSPIEGVEEEMTYDFGEYTCPHSGEPLFSTDALRLHELMNPGGSNGEMFGQIMSTLEKLWLVHILRAFERKGWLATLRRVAFIMDGPLAVFSTSSWLTKVISHELTRLNDLQRKINGQDLLIIGIEKSGTFFNHFIDIDTTKDGVTDKFPKQSALLLNDGYIKRNIIFSESIKPYGQDTYFGRKLFYKAASGQKIVPVVACFNEYQRNLDTANPDQFTRLADVMNLLDQLVSSRYPNSVSPLVSAHAETAIPLNLGKRIFEDIAREIREKSKE, from the coding sequence ATGAGTTTTGAAGGGGAATTTGCCAGTTACGAGCCTTTAAGACGGTTACTTGATAGTGAAAAAGTCAAATCACTTCAAAACCGACTTAAAATAAGGCAACAGGAAGAAGAAACAGAAGACTTTGAAGGTTCAATAGTCAAAAAATCTGATTTGACCGAAAGTACCTTACAACCTGATTTAGTTCTTGCAATTGATGGAAGCAATTTAGCGGCAAAAGCAGAAAACGGATTTCCTGGTGCTGAATTTGGTTACATTACCATTGCTTCCGTTTTAATTGACTTGAAATTAATTGGAGAGTTAGAAAAAAAGGAATTTGTTGAACCAAAGAAATTTCGTGAAACCGAAAAAGCATCAACCATTGAAAGCGTTTTTCCCGGTTGTAATGTAATTCTCGATACAGAAAAAAATGCTAAGTCTTCCTTACGGAGAGCTTTATTTGAAGAGTTACGCAGCAACACCATTTTTTCAGATGGGGAAAGTTTGCTTGACACCTACGAGCATCTTTTTAGAATAAAACGTGAACATTTTCAAGAAAGAAATTTACCAAGAAGCCCAATTGAAGGAGTTGAAGAAGAAATGACTTATGACTTTGGGGAATATACTTGTCCTCATTCAGGCGAGCCGCTTTTCTCAACTGATGCTTTGCGTTTACACGAACTTATGAACCCAGGCGGGAGCAATGGTGAAATGTTTGGGCAAATAATGTCCACTCTTGAAAAACTTTGGCTTGTTCACATTCTAAGAGCATTTGAACGCAAAGGTTGGTTAGCAACACTTCGCAGAGTTGCTTTTATAATGGATGGACCTTTAGCTGTATTTAGCACTTCATCATGGTTAACAAAAGTTATAAGTCACGAATTAACTCGGCTGAATGACCTTCAACGGAAAATAAATGGTCAAGACCTTTTAATCATTGGAATTGAAAAATCAGGAACATTCTTCAATCACTTCATTGATATAGACACTACCAAAGATGGCGTAACTGATAAATTTCCAAAACAATCTGCCTTACTCTTAAATGACGGCTACATAAAACGAAATATCATTTTTTCTGAGAGTATCAAACCTTACGGTCAAGACACTTATTTTGGAAGAAAACTTTTCTACAAAGCGGCATCAGGTCAAAAAATTGTTCCTGTCGTAGCTTGTTTCAACGAGTATCAAAGAAATCTTGATACAGCAAATCCTGACCAATTTACAAGATTAGCAGATGTTATGAATTTACTAGACCAACTTGTTTCAAGCAGATACCCGAATTCTGTTTCTCCGTTAGTTTCAGCACACGCAGAAACAGCAATTCCTTTGAACTTAGGCAAGCGAATTTTTGAAGACATAGCAAGAGAAATAAGAGAGAAATCAAAAGAATGA